From a single Sphingosinicellaceae bacterium genomic region:
- a CDS encoding LysR family transcriptional regulator, whose translation MELRHFRYFVGVAEELHFGRAAMRLGISQPPLSQQIRALETELGLELFERTSRRVRLTEAGKAFLDEARKTLAQADHAIATARRAERGEIGELAIGFITSAPLTPLLSKALFDFRAAYPAVHLDLAEMPRASQIERLAERALDVGFIRGVEPPVLPSTLVASMLLEEDILVAMRADHRLAARATLGIADLSDEAFVLYESKLGSGFNEHLTRLCRAAGFEPRVVQEVGALATLLGLVAAGFGITVLARSLAALHLEDLVYRPLVSPGAISRLWLIHNRDVSPACRKLIDIVTGSDKPELAT comes from the coding sequence GTGGAATTGCGTCACTTCAGGTACTTCGTCGGCGTCGCCGAGGAACTGCACTTCGGACGTGCGGCAATGCGCCTCGGCATTTCGCAGCCGCCGCTCAGCCAGCAGATACGGGCGCTCGAGACCGAACTCGGGCTCGAATTGTTCGAGCGCACCAGCCGCCGGGTGCGGCTGACCGAGGCCGGCAAGGCGTTCCTCGACGAGGCGCGCAAGACGCTGGCGCAGGCGGACCACGCCATCGCCACGGCGCGCCGGGCCGAGCGCGGCGAGATCGGCGAGCTGGCGATCGGCTTCATCACGTCGGCCCCGCTGACGCCGCTGCTGTCGAAGGCGCTGTTCGACTTCCGCGCCGCCTACCCCGCGGTCCACCTCGACCTCGCCGAGATGCCGCGTGCCAGCCAGATCGAGCGGCTCGCTGAACGGGCCCTCGATGTCGGCTTCATCCGCGGGGTCGAGCCGCCGGTGCTGCCGTCGACGCTGGTCGCCAGCATGTTGCTCGAAGAGGATATCCTGGTCGCGATGCGCGCCGACCACCGGCTGGCGGCCCGCGCGACGCTGGGTATCGCCGACCTGAGCGACGAAGCGTTCGTGCTGTACGAAAGCAAGCTCGGCTCGGGCTTCAACGAGCACCTGACGCGGCTTTGCCGCGCCGCCGGCTTCGAGCCGCGGGTGGTGCAGGAGGTCGGGGCGCTGGCGACATTGCTCGGGCTGGTCGCCGCGGGTTTCGGTATCACCGTGCTGGCGCGGTCGCTGGCGGCGCTCCACCTCGAGGATCTCGTCTATCGTCCGCTGGTCTCGCCCGGCGCGATCAGCCGCCTGTGGCTGATCCACAACCGCGACGTGTCGCCGGCATGCCGCAAGCTGATCGACATCGTCACCGGGTCCGACAAACCCGAGCTCGCAACCTAG
- a CDS encoding efflux RND transporter periplasmic adaptor subunit, producing MPDTRNLKRAGIGAAVVAVAVVGFGIASRSSADRQLVGIANEAAIPAVEVVTPSRADTSSGLVLPGSVQAYNSASIYARTNGYVRRWLVDIGDRVAAGQTLAILDAPEVDQQLAQAQADYQTALANEALAKSTSVRWTALQAKDAVSRQETDEKAGDLASKTAIANGELANLKRLRALQGFTRLTAPFAGTVTSRSAQIGGLVSSGTASATALFTVSDVHRMRVYVRVPQGASAQVHPGLHATMTLPEYPGRTFDVVLTRAAGAVDLQSGTVLVELQADNAGRALKPGAYAQVTFPIAAAGNSVRLPASALIFRADGPTVALVDRNGRVTLKSVTVGRDEGKQVEISAGLTGSERIVDSPPDALENGDRVRIQSPREAARAQS from the coding sequence ATGCCTGATACGCGAAACCTCAAGCGCGCCGGAATCGGTGCCGCCGTCGTCGCTGTTGCCGTCGTCGGCTTCGGCATCGCCTCGCGCAGCAGCGCCGACCGCCAGCTCGTCGGCATCGCCAACGAAGCGGCGATCCCGGCGGTCGAGGTGGTCACGCCGAGCCGCGCCGACACGTCCTCCGGGCTCGTCCTGCCGGGCAGCGTGCAGGCGTACAACAGCGCCTCGATCTACGCCCGGACGAACGGCTACGTCCGCCGCTGGCTGGTCGACATCGGCGACCGCGTTGCCGCCGGGCAGACACTCGCCATCCTCGACGCGCCGGAGGTCGACCAGCAGCTGGCGCAGGCGCAGGCCGACTACCAGACCGCATTGGCCAACGAGGCGCTGGCCAAGAGCACCTCGGTGCGATGGACCGCGTTGCAGGCGAAGGACGCCGTCTCGCGGCAGGAAACCGACGAGAAGGCCGGGGACCTCGCCTCCAAGACGGCCATCGCCAACGGCGAGCTCGCCAACCTCAAGCGCCTCCGCGCGCTGCAAGGCTTTACCCGCCTGACCGCTCCGTTCGCCGGGACCGTGACCAGCCGTTCCGCGCAGATCGGCGGCCTCGTTAGCTCCGGCACCGCGTCCGCAACGGCGTTGTTCACCGTGTCCGACGTCCACCGCATGCGGGTCTATGTCCGCGTTCCGCAGGGTGCGTCGGCGCAGGTCCATCCCGGGCTGCATGCGACGATGACCTTGCCCGAATATCCGGGCCGGACCTTCGACGTCGTGCTGACCCGCGCTGCCGGAGCCGTCGACCTGCAGTCGGGCACCGTGCTCGTCGAGCTACAGGCCGACAACGCCGGCCGCGCACTGAAGCCCGGCGCCTACGCCCAGGTCACTTTCCCGATCGCCGCCGCCGGCAACAGCGTCCGCCTGCCCGCCAGCGCGCTGATCTTCCGTGCCGACGGGCCGACTGTGGCGCTCGTCGACCGTAACGGGCGGGTCACGCTGAAGTCGGTGACGGTCGGCCGCGACGAGGGCAAGCAGGTCGAGATATCAGCCGGGCTGACCGGTAGCGAGCGCATCGTCGACTCCCCGCCCGACGCGCTCGAGAACGGCGACAGGGTCCGCATCCAAAGCCCGCGCGAGGCGGCCCGTGCGCAGAGCTAG
- a CDS encoding amidohydrolase family protein, with the protein MKHRSATAVALSLMLIEAAAQAQSTPPKPTPSPVDATQAPENQAINPTQRPTGPLAPTAAPAAAAPKAKPAKWDVNAPPGMVTRAVPIKVDNGTWMNVDVSHDGKTIAFDLLGDIYTMPIAGGMPTRIAEGLAYEQQPRFSPDGKRIAFTSDRGGGDNIWIMNIDGSDKRQLTKEDFRLLNQPSWSPDGRFIIAKKHFTTGRSLGTGEVWLYHVSGGGGVQLVKRASEQLQKELGEPIYAPDGKSLYYTRNITPGAIFEYAQDSNTDLFDIERYDIGTGEVTTAVSGVGGSVRPTPSPDGKLIAFVRRERARSKLYVKDLASGVERKVYDALDQDVQETWAVTGVYPNMGWTPDSRSIVFWAGGKIRRVASDGSGAREIPFKVDDTRIVIDATHPQVALAPDSFATKMPRWAAVSPDGKQVVFETLGKLWIKPASGGTARRLVKGDESEFELFPSWSRDGRSIVFVGWTDLGLGQLRTVAATGGAARTVSAHPGHYSRPRFSPDGRAIVFESGQGGNLTSPRWSENPGVYRIATTGGTAVRVAKDAAEPQFGSANDRVFMIAEEKGKRQLVSTNLDGEAKRVHATGDLVNDFQVSPDGEYVAFRQNYEAFVMPLMPGTQDVATDEKGGPLPATRASAEGADFINWSNNGRELHWSMGPTLYTVQTDALFGSAPAVEDAPKFKPPVTGVSLSMDVTADKPTGTVVLTGARIVSMADKAGGIIDDGVIVIRGDRIVAVGKRGAVVVPAGAKTVDVSGKTIIPGLVDAHAHGPQGDDELVPQQNWSSMVNLAMGATTIHDPSARAAEIFVAAEMQRAGKILAPRTFSTGEIIYGAKAADVYAEIDNLDDALADVRRLKSQGAHSVKNYNQPRREQRQMVVAAGQREGVEVVPEGGSLFAMDISLIQDGNSTLEHNLPVEYFYDDVVSLWSQTKTNYTPTLVVTYGGLAGDPYWRQHMDVWKHPILSKYEPPAQLAAKNVRRTMAPEEDFVDAWSAREAKKLADRGVQVSIGAHGQQAGLGPHWEMWSFVRGGWSPVEALRAATIMPATSLGYAKDVGSLEVGKLADLVVLDADPTVDIRNSDKIYRVMLGGRMYDPATMDETVTGTRKRAPFWWQADGGSGAGGTPAAASDGD; encoded by the coding sequence ATGAAACATCGTAGCGCGACCGCCGTAGCTTTGTCGCTGATGCTGATCGAGGCCGCCGCGCAGGCCCAGTCGACGCCGCCCAAGCCGACGCCCAGCCCGGTCGATGCGACGCAGGCGCCAGAGAACCAGGCGATCAACCCGACGCAGCGCCCGACCGGCCCGCTCGCGCCGACTGCTGCCCCCGCAGCCGCCGCGCCGAAGGCCAAGCCCGCCAAGTGGGACGTCAACGCGCCGCCGGGGATGGTCACGCGGGCCGTGCCGATCAAGGTCGACAACGGCACCTGGATGAACGTCGACGTGTCGCACGACGGCAAGACCATCGCCTTCGACCTGCTCGGCGACATCTACACGATGCCGATCGCCGGCGGCATGCCGACCCGCATCGCGGAGGGCCTGGCCTATGAGCAGCAGCCGCGCTTCTCGCCCGATGGCAAGCGCATCGCCTTCACCTCGGACCGTGGCGGCGGCGACAACATCTGGATCATGAACATCGACGGCAGCGACAAGCGCCAGTTGACCAAGGAAGACTTCCGCCTGCTCAACCAGCCGAGCTGGAGCCCCGACGGGCGCTTCATCATCGCTAAGAAGCATTTCACCACCGGCCGCTCGCTCGGCACTGGCGAGGTTTGGCTGTACCACGTCTCGGGCGGCGGCGGCGTACAGTTGGTCAAGCGTGCCAGCGAGCAGCTCCAGAAGGAACTCGGCGAGCCGATCTACGCGCCCGACGGCAAAAGCCTGTACTACACCCGCAACATCACCCCCGGCGCGATCTTCGAGTACGCGCAAGACTCGAACACCGACCTGTTCGACATCGAGCGCTACGACATCGGCACCGGCGAGGTCACCACCGCCGTCTCCGGCGTCGGCGGCTCGGTGCGCCCAACCCCTTCGCCCGACGGCAAGTTGATCGCCTTCGTCCGCCGCGAGCGCGCCCGCTCCAAGCTGTACGTCAAGGACCTCGCCTCGGGCGTCGAGCGCAAGGTCTACGACGCGCTCGACCAGGACGTGCAGGAGACGTGGGCGGTCACCGGTGTCTATCCGAACATGGGCTGGACACCCGACAGTCGCAGCATCGTGTTCTGGGCCGGCGGCAAGATCCGGCGCGTGGCGAGCGACGGCAGTGGTGCCCGCGAAATCCCGTTCAAGGTCGACGACACCCGCATCGTCATCGACGCGACCCACCCGCAGGTCGCGCTCGCGCCCGACAGCTTCGCGACGAAGATGCCGCGCTGGGCGGCGGTCTCGCCCGACGGCAAGCAAGTCGTGTTCGAGACGCTCGGCAAATTGTGGATCAAGCCCGCCAGCGGCGGCACGGCGCGGCGGTTGGTGAAGGGCGACGAGTCCGAGTTCGAGCTGTTCCCGTCGTGGTCGCGCGACGGCCGCAGCATCGTCTTCGTCGGCTGGACAGATTTGGGCCTCGGCCAGCTCCGCACCGTCGCTGCAACCGGCGGCGCGGCGCGCACCGTCTCCGCGCACCCGGGCCACTATTCGCGCCCGCGCTTCTCGCCCGACGGTCGCGCGATCGTCTTCGAGAGCGGGCAGGGCGGTAACCTGACCTCGCCGCGTTGGTCGGAGAACCCCGGCGTCTACCGCATCGCCACGACCGGCGGCACTGCCGTGCGCGTCGCCAAGGACGCGGCCGAGCCGCAGTTCGGCTCCGCCAACGACCGCGTCTTCATGATCGCCGAGGAGAAGGGCAAGCGCCAGCTGGTCAGCACCAATCTCGACGGCGAGGCGAAGCGCGTCCACGCGACCGGCGACCTGGTCAACGACTTCCAGGTCTCGCCCGACGGCGAATACGTCGCCTTCCGCCAGAACTACGAGGCGTTCGTGATGCCGCTGATGCCCGGCACGCAGGACGTCGCGACCGATGAAAAGGGCGGCCCGCTGCCCGCAACCCGCGCCAGTGCGGAAGGTGCGGACTTCATCAACTGGTCGAACAACGGCCGTGAACTGCACTGGAGCATGGGGCCGACGCTCTACACGGTGCAGACCGACGCACTGTTCGGCTCCGCTCCGGCGGTCGAGGACGCGCCCAAGTTCAAGCCGCCGGTCACCGGTGTCTCACTGTCGATGGACGTCACCGCCGACAAGCCGACCGGCACCGTCGTGCTGACCGGCGCGCGCATCGTCAGCATGGCCGACAAGGCCGGCGGCATCATCGACGATGGTGTCATCGTCATCCGCGGCGACCGCATCGTCGCGGTCGGCAAGCGCGGCGCGGTCGTCGTCCCGGCCGGTGCGAAGACGGTCGACGTCAGCGGCAAGACCATCATCCCCGGTCTGGTCGACGCCCATGCCCACGGTCCGCAGGGCGATGACGAGCTCGTGCCGCAGCAGAACTGGTCGTCGATGGTCAACCTCGCAATGGGCGCGACGACGATCCACGACCCGTCCGCCCGTGCCGCCGAGATCTTCGTCGCCGCCGAGATGCAGCGCGCCGGCAAGATCCTGGCACCCCGCACCTTCTCGACCGGCGAGATCATCTACGGGGCCAAGGCCGCCGATGTGTACGCCGAGATCGACAATCTCGACGACGCGCTGGCCGACGTCCGCCGCCTCAAGTCGCAGGGCGCGCACAGCGTCAAGAACTACAACCAGCCGCGTCGCGAGCAGCGCCAGATGGTCGTCGCCGCCGGCCAGCGCGAAGGCGTCGAGGTCGTGCCGGAGGGCGGCTCGCTGTTCGCGATGGACATCTCGCTGATCCAGGACGGCAACTCGACGCTCGAGCACAATCTGCCGGTCGAATATTTTTACGACGACGTCGTCAGCCTGTGGTCGCAGACCAAGACCAACTACACGCCGACATTGGTGGTGACCTACGGCGGCCTCGCGGGCGATCCCTACTGGCGCCAGCACATGGACGTCTGGAAGCACCCGATCCTGTCGAAGTACGAGCCGCCGGCGCAGCTCGCGGCGAAGAACGTCCGGCGGACGATGGCACCCGAGGAGGATTTCGTCGACGCGTGGAGCGCCCGCGAGGCGAAGAAGCTCGCCGACCGCGGTGTCCAGGTCTCGATCGGCGCGCACGGGCAGCAGGCCGGCCTCGGCCCGCACTGGGAGATGTGGTCGTTCGTCCGTGGCGGCTGGAGCCCGGTCGAGGCCCTGCGCGCCGCGACGATCATGCCCGCGACCTCGCTCGGCTATGCGAAGGACGTCGGTTCGCTCGAGGTCGGCAAGCTGGCGGACCTCGTCGTCCTCGATGCCGATCCGACCGTCGACATCCGCAACAGCGACAAGATCTACCGGGTGATGCTCGGCGGCCGGATGTACGACCCGGCGACGATGGACGAGACGGTGACCGGAACCCGCAAGCGCGCGCCGTTCTGGTGGCAGGCGGACGGCGGCAGCGGTGCCGGCGGCACACCTGCGGCAGCGAGCGACGGCGACTAG
- a CDS encoding efflux RND transporter permease subunit, whose amino-acid sequence MIGIVKIALQRPLTFIVMAMLIAIVGILAALRTPVDIFPNIRVPVIAVAWNYAGLSPDDMAGRIVTPYERVLTTTVNDIEHIESQSLQGIGIVKIFFQPGADIRTATAQVTSISQSVLKQLPPGVTPPLILNYSASTVPILQLALSGKGLSEQQLFDIGQTQVRTTLVTVPGAAIPYPSGGKARQVQIDIDPQALQSKGLSAQDVGNAIAAQNQINPAGFAKIGSYQYSIKLNNAPDTIAGLNDLPVKVVNGATIYMRDVAYVRDGSGPQTNVVHVDGRRSVLMTILKNGATSTLAIVQGVKDSLPGIAATLPESLRIVPIGDQSIFVKGAVTGVVVEGAIAAALTSLMILLFLGSWRSTVIIALSIPLSVLAAVAMLAASGQTLNVMTLGGLALAVGILVDDATVTIESIEWHLEKGKTVIQSILDGAAQIVTPAFVSLLCICIVFVPMFFLPGVAGFLFVPLAMAVVFAMIASFVLSRTLVPTMAMYLLRPHHVGEDGHAAGKPTSRNPLVRFQRGFESNFARIRVGYGGLLERALGARALFMGGFLAVVLLSFLLVPFLGSNFFPTVDAGQITMHVRAPIGSRIEDTAAEFDLIQRRIRQLIPPSQLASVVDNIGLPVSAINTIYNNSGTIGSQDGDILIALTKEHRPTADYIATLRRELPRDFPGTNFAFLPADITSQILNFGAPAPIDIQVTGKKAADNTAHAARILRAIRSIPGLADARIQQSARSPQLNVEIDRSRIGQYGLTERDVTNSLSTTLAGTATTAPVFFLNPDNGVSYAVVAQTPEYRIGSISDLQGIPVSGGPGTASQTLGGLSTVVRTNTAPVISHYNIAPVIDIYATPQGRDLGAVAADINTAIHALNKQKAKGVTVTLRGQYVTMNDSFTGLGFGIVAAIALIYLLIVVNFQSWVDPFVIITALPAALAGIVWMLFATGTTLSVPALTGAIMCMGVATANSILVVSFAREQLEELGDSTKAALEAGMVRFRPVLMTALAMIIGMMPMALGLGDGGEQNAPLGRAVIGGLIFATVATLFFVPTIFSFVHRHGRTKHVAQELELAHA is encoded by the coding sequence GTGATCGGTATCGTTAAAATCGCGTTGCAGCGGCCGCTGACGTTTATCGTCATGGCGATGCTGATCGCCATCGTCGGCATCCTCGCGGCGCTGCGCACCCCGGTCGACATCTTCCCAAACATCCGCGTGCCGGTCATCGCGGTGGCGTGGAACTACGCCGGCCTGTCGCCCGACGACATGGCCGGGCGCATCGTGACGCCGTACGAGCGCGTCCTGACGACGACGGTCAACGATATCGAGCATATCGAAAGCCAGTCGCTGCAGGGCATCGGCATCGTCAAGATCTTCTTCCAGCCGGGCGCCGATATCCGGACCGCAACGGCGCAGGTGACCTCGATCTCGCAGAGCGTCCTGAAGCAGTTGCCGCCTGGCGTGACCCCGCCGCTGATCCTCAACTACAGCGCCTCGACGGTGCCGATCCTGCAGCTCGCACTGTCGGGCAAGGGGCTGAGCGAGCAGCAGTTGTTCGACATCGGGCAGACCCAGGTGCGGACGACGCTGGTCACCGTGCCCGGCGCAGCGATCCCCTATCCGTCGGGCGGCAAGGCGCGGCAGGTGCAGATCGACATCGACCCGCAGGCGCTGCAATCGAAGGGCCTGTCGGCGCAGGACGTCGGCAACGCCATTGCCGCGCAGAACCAGATCAACCCCGCCGGCTTCGCCAAGATCGGGTCGTACCAGTACAGCATCAAGCTCAACAACGCCCCCGACACCATCGCCGGGCTGAACGACTTGCCGGTCAAGGTCGTCAACGGCGCGACGATCTACATGCGCGACGTCGCCTATGTCCGCGACGGCAGCGGGCCGCAGACCAATGTCGTCCACGTCGACGGTCGCCGGTCGGTGCTGATGACGATCCTCAAGAACGGTGCGACCTCGACGCTGGCGATCGTCCAGGGCGTCAAGGACAGCCTGCCCGGCATCGCCGCGACGTTGCCCGAAAGCCTGCGCATCGTGCCGATCGGCGACCAGTCGATATTCGTGAAGGGCGCCGTCACCGGCGTCGTCGTCGAGGGCGCGATCGCCGCGGCACTGACCTCGCTGATGATCCTGCTGTTCCTCGGCTCGTGGCGTTCGACGGTGATCATCGCCTTGTCGATCCCGCTCTCGGTGCTGGCGGCGGTGGCGATGCTGGCGGCGTCCGGCCAGACCCTCAACGTGATGACGCTCGGCGGCCTCGCGCTCGCGGTCGGCATCCTGGTCGACGACGCCACCGTCACCATCGAGAGCATCGAGTGGCACCTCGAGAAGGGCAAGACCGTCATCCAGTCGATCCTCGACGGGGCCGCGCAGATCGTCACCCCGGCGTTCGTCTCACTGCTGTGCATCTGCATCGTTTTCGTGCCGATGTTTTTCCTGCCGGGCGTTGCCGGCTTCCTGTTCGTGCCGCTGGCGATGGCGGTGGTGTTCGCGATGATCGCGTCGTTCGTGTTGTCGCGCACGCTGGTGCCGACGATGGCGATGTACCTGCTGCGGCCGCACCATGTCGGCGAGGACGGCCACGCCGCCGGCAAGCCGACGTCGCGCAACCCGCTGGTCCGCTTCCAGCGCGGCTTCGAAAGCAATTTTGCGCGCATCCGCGTCGGCTACGGCGGGCTGCTGGAGCGGGCGCTCGGGGCCCGCGCCCTGTTCATGGGCGGCTTCCTGGCCGTCGTATTGCTGTCCTTCCTGCTGGTGCCGTTCCTCGGCAGCAACTTCTTCCCAACCGTCGACGCCGGGCAGATCACCATGCACGTCCGTGCTCCGATCGGCTCACGGATCGAGGACACCGCCGCCGAGTTCGACCTGATCCAGCGCCGCATCCGCCAGCTCATCCCGCCGTCGCAACTGGCCTCGGTAGTGGATAACATCGGGCTGCCGGTCAGCGCGATCAACACGATCTACAACAACTCCGGGACCATCGGCTCCCAGGACGGCGATATCCTGATCGCGCTGACCAAGGAGCATCGCCCGACCGCGGACTATATTGCGACGCTGCGCCGCGAACTGCCGAGGGATTTCCCCGGCACGAATTTTGCCTTCTTGCCCGCCGACATCACCAGCCAGATCCTCAACTTCGGCGCACCGGCCCCGATCGATATCCAGGTTACTGGCAAGAAGGCGGCGGACAACACCGCTCATGCGGCGCGCATCCTGCGGGCCATCCGCTCGATCCCGGGCCTCGCCGACGCGCGCATCCAGCAGTCGGCGCGGTCGCCGCAGCTTAACGTCGAGATCGACCGCTCGCGCATCGGCCAGTACGGTCTGACCGAGCGCGACGTGACCAACAGCCTGTCGACGACGCTGGCGGGCACGGCGACCACCGCGCCGGTGTTCTTCCTCAATCCGGACAACGGGGTCTCCTACGCGGTCGTCGCGCAGACGCCGGAATACCGCATCGGCTCGATTTCCGACCTGCAGGGCATCCCGGTCTCGGGCGGCCCCGGCACCGCTTCGCAGACGCTGGGCGGCCTCAGCACCGTCGTCCGGACCAACACCGCGCCGGTGATCAGCCACTACAACATTGCGCCTGTCATCGACATTTACGCGACCCCGCAAGGCCGCGACCTGGGCGCCGTGGCCGCCGACATCAACACGGCGATCCACGCCCTCAACAAGCAGAAGGCCAAGGGCGTGACGGTCACCCTGCGCGGGCAATACGTGACCATGAACGACAGTTTCACCGGCCTCGGCTTCGGCATTGTCGCAGCTATCGCGTTGATTTACTTGCTGATTGTCGTCAATTTCCAAAGCTGGGTCGACCCCTTCGTGATCATCACCGCCTTGCCCGCCGCACTTGCCGGAATAGTGTGGATGTTGTTCGCTACGGGCACCACGCTTTCGGTCCCGGCGCTGACCGGAGCGATCATGTGCATGGGCGTCGCCACCGCCAACTCGATCCTCGTCGTCAGCTTCGCCCGCGAACAGCTCGAGGAACTCGGCGACTCTACCAAGGCTGCACTCGAAGCCGGCATGGTCCGCTTCCGCCCAGTGCTGATGACCGCGCTCGCGATGATCATCGGCATGATGCCGATGGCGCTCGGCCTTGGCGACGGTGGCGAGCAGAACGCGCCGCTCGGTCGCGCCGTGATCGGGGGCTTGATCTTCGCCACCGTCGCCACCTTGTTCTTCGTGCCCACCATCTTCAGCTTCGTCCATCGGCATGGCCGGACCAAGCACGTCGCACAGGAGCTCGAGCTCGCCCATGCCTGA
- a CDS encoding efflux transporter outer membrane subunit has protein sequence MRRARLLTTSALTAALLATAACSLAPPYVAPTTVAPPAFKEVAGWTQATPADAVPRGSWWTIFGDPVLDDLEARSERASPTLAAALARYDAARGLADVTAADLVPTVTANASAGRTRASGGRPLGGGTAATYNEFSIGATLDYELDLWGRVRNSVRADRADAAASKADLAAVRLSLQASVADAYFRLRGLDAEAALLDQTVKAYERALDLTTTRHDGGIASGLDVSRSENILSAARAQISATANQRAVTEHEIAALVGEVASSFAITPLVRPLEPPAVAAGVPSQLVERRPDVAEAERRIAAANFRIGVARAAYFPNISLGLGGGVEATSGSLFSSPAIFWGLGPAQALLTLFDGGRRRAQVRISRAQYDEAAASYRSTVLTAFREAEDQLAATRHLAAQAIDQQAAAAAAERTRELALTRYRDGASDYLDVVTAQTASLDAERAALAVQTNRMQTAVALVRALGGSYVPEA, from the coding sequence GTGCGCAGAGCTAGGCTTCTTACGACGTCGGCGCTGACGGCGGCCCTTCTGGCGACCGCTGCGTGCTCGCTCGCGCCACCTTACGTAGCACCGACGACGGTCGCTCCGCCGGCGTTCAAGGAAGTCGCCGGCTGGACTCAGGCGACCCCTGCCGATGCCGTGCCGCGCGGCAGTTGGTGGACGATCTTCGGCGACCCGGTCCTCGACGATCTGGAGGCGCGCAGCGAGCGCGCCAGCCCGACGCTCGCGGCCGCACTGGCGCGCTACGATGCTGCCCGCGGCCTCGCCGATGTTACCGCTGCCGATCTGGTGCCGACCGTCACCGCCAACGCCAGCGCGGGCCGGACGCGCGCTTCAGGGGGCCGGCCGCTGGGGGGCGGCACCGCGGCGACCTACAACGAGTTCTCGATCGGCGCGACGCTCGACTACGAGCTCGACCTGTGGGGCCGGGTCCGCAACAGCGTCCGCGCCGACCGCGCCGACGCAGCCGCCAGCAAGGCCGACCTCGCGGCAGTCCGCCTGAGCCTGCAAGCCTCGGTCGCGGATGCCTATTTCCGGCTGCGTGGCCTCGATGCAGAGGCGGCGCTGCTCGACCAGACGGTCAAGGCCTATGAGCGCGCCCTCGACCTGACCACAACCCGCCACGACGGCGGCATCGCCTCAGGGCTCGATGTCAGCCGCTCCGAGAACATCCTGTCCGCGGCGCGCGCCCAGATATCCGCGACCGCTAACCAGCGCGCCGTCACCGAGCACGAGATCGCCGCGTTGGTCGGCGAGGTCGCGTCGAGCTTCGCGATCACGCCGCTGGTACGCCCGCTCGAACCACCCGCGGTCGCCGCCGGCGTACCTTCGCAACTGGTCGAGCGCAGGCCCGATGTGGCGGAGGCCGAGCGGCGTATCGCGGCGGCGAACTTCCGCATCGGCGTCGCCCGCGCCGCGTATTTCCCGAACATCTCGCTCGGCCTCGGCGGCGGTGTCGAGGCGACCAGCGGCTCGTTGTTCAGCAGCCCGGCGATCTTCTGGGGGCTCGGACCGGCGCAGGCCCTACTGACTTTGTTCGACGGTGGCCGGCGGCGTGCACAGGTCCGCATCTCGCGTGCCCAATACGACGAGGCCGCAGCCAGCTACCGCTCGACCGTGCTGACCGCCTTCCGCGAGGCCGAGGACCAGCTCGCCGCGACGCGGCACCTCGCGGCGCAGGCGATCGACCAGCAGGCCGCTGCCGCCGCCGCCGAACGGACCCGTGAGCTGGCGCTGACCCGCTACCGCGATGGTGCCTCTGACTACCTCGATGTCGTCACCGCGCAGACTGCCTCGCTCGATGCCGAGCGGGCGGCGTTGGCGGTCCAGACGAACCGCATGCAGACCGCGGTCGCACTGGTCCGCGCGCTCGGCGGCAGCTACGTTCCCGAGGCCTGA